A genomic stretch from Natronogracilivirga saccharolytica includes:
- the metH gene encoding methionine synthase — protein sequence MTTLRKALQHRILVLDGAMGTMIQKHSLNENDFRGDRFSDHSSELQGNNDLLSITRPDIISSIHDEFLDAGADIVETNTFSSNLISQKDYGLEDLVYELNYESARLARSAADEWTHKTPEKPRFVAGAIGPTNQTLSLSPDVNDPGYRAVTFQDMVECYAGQIPGLIDGGADVLLVETIFDTLNCKAALYAIQQYRRKTGKKVPVMISGTIVDQSGRTLSGQTTEAFWISVSHMPDLISVGLNCALGSGQMRPFVKELAEVASVPVSLYPNAGLPNEFGGYDETPQFMAARLDEYLNEGWLNIVGGCCGTTPEHITRFAEVAGRHNPRSIPDQDPWLRLSGLEPVVIRPETNFVNIGERTNVTGSKKFERLIKEEQYEEALSVARDQIENGAQIIDINMDEGMIDSEAVMTRFLHLIVAEPDISRVPVMIDSSKWSVLEAGLQCLQGKSIVNSLSLKEGEADFLEKAARVRDYGAAVVVMAFDEKGQADSFGRRKEICERAYRLLTEEINFPAQDIIFDPNILTVATGISEHNNYAVDFIEATRWIKENLPLAKVSGGLSNISFSFRGNNKVREAMHSSFLYHAIRAGLDMAIVNAGQLEVYEQIPEELLGKVEDVLFNKREDATERLVDYAEKIKEEPEESAEKKQAWREKPVAERLEHALLKGIVDYVEEDTEEARKQCDQALEVIEGPLMDGMNVVGDLFGEGKMFLPQVVKSARVMKKAVALLIPYIEEEKRKNKDSRPKGKVLLATVKGDVHDIGKNIVSVVLSCNNYEVIDLGVMVPAQKILEEAKSRKVDVIGLSGLITPSLDEMVNIAREMEHQGFTLPLLIGGATTSRIHTAVKIAPNYSGPVIHVLDASRSVPVVSNLLSDTERENYAQSVEEEYEKLRSRHAGRSRSKKLISFGEAKENAAKITWDKQHLAVPDRTGIVDPGAPDIGLLRKYIDWTPFFITWQLSGKYPSIFEDPKYGEQARRLFDDAQHMLDKIISEQWLQTSAVCGLFPANSTGEDIEVYTDDTREQVRAVFRMMRQQTRKRGGQPNKSLADYIAPKESGLPDYIGCFAVTAGHGIEEPLARLGENHDEYGAIMLKALADRLAEAAAEWLHEKVRKQIWAYAPDEQLDNKDLIKEVYQGIRPAPGYPANPDHTEKQTLFELLEATTRTGITLTESYAMYPASSVSGLYFAHPGADYFSVGEIGRDQVADYARRKNMTLEEAENWLAPNLSYDPDRDTEAAPS from the coding sequence ATGACAACATTACGAAAAGCTCTTCAGCATCGCATTCTGGTACTTGACGGTGCCATGGGGACCATGATTCAGAAGCACTCGCTCAATGAGAATGACTTTCGCGGCGACCGGTTTTCAGACCACAGCAGTGAGCTTCAGGGAAACAATGATCTTCTGAGCATTACCAGACCGGATATCATCAGCAGTATTCACGACGAGTTTTTAGATGCTGGAGCTGATATTGTTGAGACAAATACCTTCAGCTCGAATCTTATATCCCAGAAAGACTATGGGCTGGAAGATCTTGTTTATGAGCTGAACTATGAATCGGCCAGACTGGCCCGAAGTGCGGCCGATGAGTGGACACACAAAACTCCGGAGAAGCCACGGTTCGTTGCAGGTGCGATAGGTCCTACCAACCAGACCCTGTCGCTGTCACCTGATGTCAACGATCCCGGATACCGTGCCGTCACATTTCAGGATATGGTGGAGTGTTATGCCGGACAGATTCCCGGTCTGATTGATGGCGGGGCAGATGTGCTGCTGGTGGAGACCATCTTTGACACGCTCAATTGCAAGGCGGCTCTGTACGCCATACAGCAGTACCGCAGAAAAACCGGGAAGAAGGTTCCCGTGATGATCTCAGGAACCATTGTGGATCAGAGTGGGCGCACCCTTTCTGGCCAGACGACCGAAGCCTTCTGGATATCGGTCTCGCATATGCCTGATCTGATCAGTGTCGGATTGAACTGCGCCCTGGGTTCGGGCCAGATGCGTCCGTTTGTAAAAGAACTGGCAGAAGTGGCTTCGGTTCCCGTATCGCTTTATCCCAACGCCGGACTGCCCAACGAGTTCGGCGGATACGACGAAACTCCGCAATTTATGGCAGCCCGGCTGGATGAGTACCTTAATGAAGGTTGGCTGAACATAGTAGGAGGGTGTTGCGGAACAACGCCGGAGCACATTACCCGTTTTGCCGAAGTAGCCGGTCGTCACAATCCGAGGAGCATTCCGGATCAGGATCCCTGGCTCAGACTCAGCGGACTTGAACCGGTGGTCATCCGGCCGGAAACCAATTTTGTCAACATTGGGGAGCGGACCAATGTCACCGGATCCAAAAAATTTGAGCGGCTGATCAAGGAAGAACAATACGAGGAAGCCTTGTCGGTCGCCCGGGATCAGATTGAAAACGGAGCGCAGATCATTGATATTAACATGGATGAGGGGATGATCGACTCGGAAGCGGTCATGACCCGGTTTCTGCATCTTATTGTTGCCGAGCCTGATATTTCGCGTGTGCCGGTTATGATTGACTCGTCCAAATGGTCGGTACTGGAAGCCGGTTTGCAGTGCCTGCAGGGAAAATCAATTGTCAACTCGCTGAGTCTGAAAGAAGGGGAAGCCGACTTTCTGGAAAAAGCCGCCAGGGTTCGTGACTATGGCGCTGCTGTTGTAGTAATGGCATTCGACGAAAAAGGGCAGGCCGATTCATTCGGTCGCCGGAAAGAAATATGCGAGCGAGCCTACCGGCTTCTGACCGAAGAGATCAATTTTCCCGCCCAGGATATCATTTTTGATCCCAATATCCTGACTGTGGCTACCGGGATATCCGAGCACAACAACTATGCTGTCGATTTTATCGAAGCTACCCGGTGGATCAAGGAAAATCTCCCGCTGGCAAAAGTCAGCGGCGGATTGAGCAATATCTCCTTTTCCTTCAGAGGAAATAACAAAGTCCGGGAGGCGATGCACAGTTCGTTTCTCTACCATGCCATCCGTGCCGGACTGGATATGGCGATTGTGAATGCCGGTCAGCTGGAAGTATACGAGCAGATCCCCGAAGAGCTGCTCGGGAAGGTCGAGGATGTGTTGTTCAACAAACGCGAGGATGCCACGGAAAGACTGGTGGATTATGCAGAGAAAATCAAAGAAGAACCGGAGGAGTCCGCGGAAAAGAAGCAGGCCTGGCGCGAAAAGCCGGTAGCTGAGCGACTTGAGCATGCCCTGCTCAAGGGAATTGTCGATTACGTAGAAGAAGATACCGAGGAAGCCCGGAAGCAGTGTGATCAGGCCCTTGAGGTCATTGAAGGCCCTCTGATGGACGGAATGAACGTGGTCGGGGATTTATTTGGCGAGGGCAAGATGTTTCTGCCTCAGGTAGTCAAAAGTGCCAGGGTAATGAAAAAAGCGGTAGCCTTGCTGATTCCGTACATTGAAGAGGAGAAAAGGAAGAATAAAGATTCCCGGCCCAAAGGAAAGGTCCTGCTGGCAACAGTCAAAGGCGATGTGCATGACATTGGAAAAAATATTGTCAGCGTAGTTCTCAGTTGCAATAATTATGAGGTGATTGACCTGGGAGTGATGGTGCCGGCTCAAAAAATACTGGAAGAGGCGAAAAGCCGGAAGGTGGATGTGATCGGCCTCAGCGGCCTGATCACCCCGTCGCTTGACGAGATGGTCAACATTGCCAGGGAAATGGAGCATCAGGGATTTACATTGCCGCTGCTCATTGGCGGTGCCACCACTTCGCGTATCCATACGGCTGTGAAAATTGCTCCCAACTATAGCGGTCCGGTCATTCATGTGCTCGATGCCTCCAGAAGTGTCCCGGTGGTCAGCAATCTCCTTTCTGATACAGAGAGGGAGAATTATGCACAAAGTGTAGAAGAAGAATACGAAAAACTGCGCAGCCGTCATGCCGGCCGCAGCAGGAGCAAAAAGCTGATCAGTTTCGGAGAGGCAAAGGAAAATGCGGCAAAAATTACCTGGGATAAGCAGCACTTGGCTGTTCCGGACCGGACCGGAATCGTGGATCCCGGAGCTCCGGACATTGGTCTTCTCAGAAAATACATAGACTGGACGCCGTTCTTTATCACCTGGCAGCTCAGCGGAAAGTATCCGTCCATTTTTGAAGACCCGAAATACGGAGAACAGGCCAGGCGACTGTTCGATGATGCCCAGCATATGCTGGACAAGATCATCAGCGAACAGTGGCTGCAGACCAGTGCCGTGTGCGGGCTTTTTCCGGCGAACAGCACGGGTGAGGACATTGAGGTCTACACCGATGATACGCGTGAGCAGGTGCGAGCGGTATTCCGGATGATGCGCCAGCAGACACGCAAACGCGGCGGCCAGCCCAATAAATCTCTGGCTGATTACATTGCACCCAAAGAAAGCGGGCTGCCCGATTACATCGGATGTTTTGCCGTGACGGCCGGTCACGGAATAGAAGAGCCGCTTGCCCGTCTCGGGGAGAACCATGATGAATATGGTGCCATCATGCTCAAGGCGCTCGCGGACCGGCTGGCTGAAGCCGCAGCCGAATGGCTGCACGAAAAAGTAAGAAAGCAAATCTGGGCCTATGCTCCTGACGAACAGCTTGACAATAAGGATCTGATCAAAGAGGTCTACCAGGGCATCCGGCCGGCCCCGGGGTATCCCGCCAATCCGGATCACACAGAAAAACAGACGCTTTTTGAATTGCTGGAAGCAACTACCAGAACCGGAATTACCCTTACAGAAAGCTATGCCATGTATCCGGCTTCCTCGGTATCCGGACTTTATTTTGCGCATCCCGGGGCTGATTATTTTTCTGTAGGTGAAATCGGCAGAGACCAGGTTGCGGATTATGCCCGCCGTAAGAACATGACTCTTGAAGAAGCCGAAAACTGGCTGGCACCCAATCTGTCGTACGACCCGGACAGGGACACCGAGGCGGCACCGTCATAA
- a CDS encoding class I SAM-dependent methyltransferase, whose product MSQKQNYGSDPTAVRQSDQYQQEYIEQFVEKWDALIDWDKRGEGEGNFFIDVLRQCGAKKVLDVAAGTGYHSVRLLEAGFDVVSADGSPEMLYRAFENAKARNQILRTVQADWRWLGKDIHEKFDAVICLGNSFTHLFSENDRRKALAEFYSVLNHDGILILDQRNYDSILDYGYSNKEKYYYCGDEVQAEPEYIDEGLARFRYQFEGGAESYYLNMFPLRQEYTSKLMKEVGFQRVDTYGDFQETYRRKDPDFFIHMAEKKYHKQ is encoded by the coding sequence ATGTCACAAAAACAAAATTATGGCAGCGACCCGACAGCTGTCCGCCAAAGCGACCAATATCAACAAGAATATATCGAACAATTTGTAGAAAAATGGGATGCCCTGATTGACTGGGACAAACGCGGGGAAGGCGAAGGCAACTTCTTTATTGATGTACTCAGGCAGTGCGGGGCAAAAAAAGTACTGGACGTCGCCGCTGGCACCGGCTATCATTCGGTCAGACTGCTGGAGGCCGGTTTTGATGTTGTCAGCGCCGATGGAAGTCCGGAAATGCTGTACCGCGCTTTCGAAAATGCCAAAGCCAGAAATCAGATACTCAGAACAGTGCAGGCTGACTGGAGATGGCTTGGGAAAGACATCCACGAAAAATTCGATGCCGTCATCTGCCTGGGCAACTCATTTACACATCTGTTTTCCGAAAATGACCGCCGCAAGGCACTTGCTGAATTCTATTCCGTATTGAACCATGACGGTATTCTGATTCTGGATCAGCGAAATTATGACAGCATACTGGACTACGGATACTCCAACAAAGAGAAATACTACTATTGTGGTGATGAAGTACAGGCTGAACCGGAATATATCGATGAAGGCCTGGCCCGGTTCCGCTACCAGTTTGAAGGGGGCGCCGAATCCTACTACCTGAACATGTTTCCCTTGCGTCAGGAGTACACCTCCAAATTGATGAAAGAAGTAGGATTTCAGCGGGTGGACACCTACGGAGACTTTCAGGAAACCTATCGCAGAAAAGATCCGGACTTTTTCATTCACATGGCAGAAAAGAAATATCACAAGCAATAA
- a CDS encoding SAM-dependent methyltransferase: protein MSNETLNPVDIARDYYNSSDADTFYATIWGGEDIHVGLYESESDSIPDASRRTQKRMTEQLLNRPDASSRIIDLGSGYGGTARFLAGQYGCRVAALNLSEVENNRARKLNREQNLDNLVDVIDGDYAEVPFDDESFDLVWSQDALLHSPARKKVIEEVSRILKPGGEFVFTDPMQADNCPEGVLQPIFDRIHLESMGSPGFYRETAAEFGLKEIDYLEMTDQLQRHYSAVLKNTEMQEDKLREHVSQQYLQNMKKGLQHWIDGASNGYLSWGIMHFQKQ, encoded by the coding sequence ATGAGTAACGAAACATTAAACCCTGTAGATATCGCACGCGATTATTACAACAGCAGCGATGCCGATACCTTTTATGCTACCATATGGGGCGGTGAGGACATTCATGTCGGATTGTATGAATCGGAGAGCGACTCCATACCCGACGCAAGCCGCAGGACACAAAAGCGCATGACAGAGCAATTGCTGAACCGTCCTGATGCCTCCTCACGCATAATTGATCTTGGTTCCGGTTACGGCGGAACTGCCCGTTTTCTGGCCGGTCAATACGGATGCCGCGTGGCTGCGCTCAATCTCAGCGAAGTGGAAAATAACCGTGCCCGAAAATTGAACCGTGAGCAAAACCTTGACAATCTTGTTGATGTTATCGACGGGGATTATGCCGAAGTACCGTTCGATGACGAAAGTTTCGATCTCGTTTGGTCACAGGATGCCCTGCTGCATAGTCCGGCACGTAAAAAAGTAATTGAAGAAGTCTCGCGGATTCTCAAGCCCGGTGGCGAATTTGTGTTCACCGACCCCATGCAGGCAGACAACTGTCCGGAAGGTGTATTGCAACCCATTTTTGACCGGATTCATCTCGAAAGTATGGGTTCACCCGGGTTTTACCGGGAAACTGCCGCTGAATTCGGCCTGAAAGAGATCGACTATCTGGAAATGACGGATCAACTGCAGCGACATTATTCAGCGGTACTTAAAAACACCGAAATGCAGGAAGATAAGCTGAGAGAACATGTCAGTCAGCAGTATTTGCAGAACATGAAAAAAGGACTGCAGCACTGGATTGATGGTGCTTCGAACGGATATCTCTCCTGGGGCATCATGCATTTCCAAAAACAATAA
- the metK gene encoding methionine adenosyltransferase yields MSEYLFTSESVTEGHPDKMADQISDAVLDSVLKKDPEGRVACETFVNTGLVLVGGEITTKTSLDIPGIVTRKVREIGYEGSEMGFDYKTCAILNNIGQQSPDIALGVNEGTGEDKDQGAGDQGMMFGYAVNETDELMPLPIQLAHRLTRRMAEVRKNGTLPFLRPDGKSQVTVKYDEQTGRPTGIDTVVLSTQHDEDVTLDDIREALLEHVIKPVVPEHLTDFEDITLHVNPTGRFVIGGPQGDAGLTGRKIIVDTYGGSAYHGGGAFSGKDPSKVDRSAAYAARYVAKNVVAAGLADRCSIGLAYAIGISEPVSIWVDTYGTGKIENRQLTDAIRDLFPLRPKDIIDSLDLKQPIYEQTAAYGHFGREGLPWENTDKVAELESLLHELAK; encoded by the coding sequence ATGTCTGAGTATCTTTTTACATCCGAATCAGTAACCGAGGGTCATCCCGACAAAATGGCAGATCAGATATCTGATGCTGTATTGGACAGCGTTTTAAAAAAGGATCCGGAAGGAAGGGTGGCTTGTGAAACTTTTGTAAATACCGGTCTGGTATTGGTTGGTGGCGAGATTACTACCAAAACGAGCCTGGACATACCCGGTATTGTGACCCGAAAAGTCCGGGAAATAGGCTATGAGGGTTCAGAAATGGGTTTTGATTACAAGACCTGTGCAATTCTGAACAATATCGGCCAGCAATCACCTGATATTGCCCTTGGGGTTAACGAAGGCACGGGTGAGGATAAAGACCAGGGAGCAGGTGACCAGGGCATGATGTTCGGTTACGCCGTAAATGAGACCGATGAGCTCATGCCGTTGCCCATCCAGCTTGCACACAGGCTGACCCGCAGAATGGCCGAAGTGCGCAAAAACGGTACATTGCCATTCCTGCGTCCGGACGGAAAATCACAGGTTACGGTAAAATATGATGAACAAACCGGCAGGCCAACCGGTATTGATACGGTGGTATTGTCTACACAGCACGATGAAGATGTAACACTGGATGACATACGTGAAGCACTTCTGGAGCATGTAATCAAACCGGTTGTACCAGAGCATTTAACCGATTTTGAGGACATAACCCTGCATGTTAATCCGACAGGCCGGTTTGTGATTGGCGGCCCGCAGGGAGATGCCGGACTGACAGGCCGGAAAATCATCGTAGATACCTATGGCGGAAGTGCCTATCATGGCGGCGGTGCCTTTTCCGGCAAGGATCCTTCAAAGGTTGACCGTTCTGCTGCTTATGCCGCGCGGTATGTAGCCAAGAATGTGGTAGCTGCTGGCCTGGCTGACCGCTGCTCGATTGGCCTGGCCTATGCTATAGGAATATCCGAACCGGTTTCCATCTGGGTGGATACCTATGGGACGGGCAAAATCGAAAATCGTCAGCTCACGGATGCCATTCGCGATCTGTTTCCGCTTCGCCCAAAGGACATCATCGACTCTCTGGATCTTAAGCAGCCGATATATGAGCAAACCGCTGCATACGGTCATTTCGGGCGGGAAGGACTGCCCTGGGAGAACACAGATAAGGTCGCAGAGCTGGAAAGTCTGCTGCATGAGCTGGCGAAATAG
- a CDS encoding PfkB family carbohydrate kinase translates to MSVLIVGSVAYDGIEAPAGKVDRILGGSATYASVASSFFTSPVRLVGTAGNDFDEQDLQFLTDHNIDLDGFRIDQSGKTFFWKGRYHSDFNSRDTLDTQLNVFEHFDPVIPDSWKDSSILCLGNIEPSLQRNVLDQVRKPRLTLLDTMNFWISGAREALEDAISRVDIAIINDQEAKELTGKSQLADCAREIRKMGPSYLIIKKGEHGAQLYSDELLFTAPAFPVPGIVDPTGAGDTFMGAFAGWLDQADTLDENTLREAVAYGSALAAFCVEKFGPGRFAGLDRSEIDSRYDALRGLSRIPGRS, encoded by the coding sequence ATGAGTGTTCTTATTGTTGGTTCAGTTGCGTATGACGGTATTGAAGCCCCCGCAGGAAAAGTGGACCGGATTCTTGGAGGGTCCGCTACGTATGCCTCAGTCGCCTCATCTTTTTTTACCAGCCCCGTTCGTCTTGTTGGAACGGCCGGCAATGATTTTGATGAACAGGATCTGCAGTTTTTAACGGATCACAATATCGATCTGGACGGGTTCAGGATCGACCAGAGCGGCAAGACATTTTTCTGGAAGGGCCGGTATCACAGCGACTTCAATAGCCGGGATACCCTGGACACTCAGCTGAATGTTTTCGAACATTTTGACCCTGTCATTCCGGATTCCTGGAAAGACAGTTCCATTCTTTGCCTTGGAAATATTGAACCCTCACTGCAGCGAAACGTTCTCGATCAGGTCAGAAAACCACGCCTGACTCTTCTGGATACTATGAACTTCTGGATTTCCGGTGCCCGTGAAGCACTGGAAGATGCGATATCACGTGTTGATATCGCAATTATCAACGATCAGGAAGCAAAAGAACTAACCGGAAAATCACAGCTTGCCGATTGTGCCAGGGAAATCCGGAAAATGGGTCCTTCCTATCTCATTATAAAGAAGGGGGAACACGGTGCGCAGCTTTATTCCGATGAGCTGCTTTTTACAGCACCGGCATTTCCCGTACCGGGTATTGTGGATCCAACCGGTGCCGGCGATACATTCATGGGAGCTTTTGCCGGATGGCTTGACCAGGCTGATACTCTGGATGAAAATACTCTGAGGGAAGCCGTAGCGTACGGCTCGGCCCTGGCCGCATTTTGCGTGGAAAAGTTTGGCCCCGGACGTTTTGCCGGACTTGATCGCAGCGAGATTGACAGCCGCTACGATGCACTCCGGGGTCTGAGCCGGATTCCGGGCAGATCATGA
- the ahcY gene encoding adenosylhomocysteinase, giving the protein MTVVKEKKLPYKVADISLHEYGREEIRLAEAEMPGLMALREEFGPEKPLKGARIAGCLHMTIQTAVLIETLIELGAKVQWSSCNIYSTQDHAAAAIAKAGVPVYAWKGLTEEEYDWCIEQTLFFDDGKPLDLILDDGGDLTNMVLDHYPELAKNLRGISEETTTGVLRLHDRVKAGTLPVPAINVNDSVTKSKFDNKYGCKESCVDAIRRATDVMMAGKVAVVAGYGDVGKGSAASLRGAGARVIVTEIDPICALQAAMDGYEVKKMSDAVEEADVVITATGNKDVVTGEHFSRMKDKTIVGNIGHFDNEIDVAWLKNNSAETNIKPQVDLFRMNDDREIILLSQGRLMNLGNATGHPSFVMSNSFTNQTLAQMALWQRPDDFTVGVHVLPKDLDEKVARLHLKKIGVELDELNDEQCEYIGVAPEGPYKSDAYRY; this is encoded by the coding sequence ATGACTGTAGTTAAAGAAAAAAAACTCCCCTATAAAGTAGCTGATATATCACTTCATGAATACGGACGTGAGGAAATTCGTCTGGCCGAAGCAGAAATGCCCGGTCTGATGGCCCTTCGCGAGGAGTTCGGACCGGAAAAACCACTAAAGGGAGCGCGCATTGCCGGATGTTTGCATATGACCATCCAGACCGCCGTGCTCATTGAAACACTAATTGAACTGGGTGCCAAAGTTCAGTGGTCTTCCTGCAATATTTACTCGACCCAGGATCATGCTGCCGCGGCAATCGCAAAGGCCGGTGTACCGGTCTATGCCTGGAAAGGACTGACCGAAGAGGAGTATGACTGGTGTATTGAACAGACGCTGTTTTTCGATGACGGAAAGCCACTGGACCTGATTCTGGATGATGGCGGCGACCTGACCAATATGGTTCTGGATCACTATCCTGAGCTGGCAAAAAACCTGCGTGGAATCTCCGAAGAGACAACGACCGGTGTTTTGCGCCTGCACGACCGTGTGAAAGCCGGCACACTCCCGGTACCGGCAATCAACGTCAACGATTCGGTGACAAAATCAAAATTTGACAATAAATATGGCTGCAAGGAATCGTGTGTTGATGCCATTCGCCGTGCCACCGATGTCATGATGGCCGGGAAAGTAGCTGTCGTTGCCGGTTACGGCGATGTGGGCAAAGGATCGGCAGCCTCACTGCGCGGAGCCGGTGCCAGAGTAATCGTCACTGAAATAGATCCGATCTGTGCGCTGCAGGCAGCCATGGACGGCTATGAAGTCAAAAAGATGTCCGATGCGGTAGAAGAGGCCGATGTCGTTATTACCGCAACCGGAAACAAAGATGTGGTAACCGGTGAACACTTCTCCCGTATGAAAGACAAAACCATTGTGGGTAATATCGGTCACTTCGATAACGAAATTGACGTAGCCTGGCTCAAAAATAATTCCGCGGAAACCAATATCAAGCCACAGGTGGACTTGTTCCGCATGAACGATGATCGCGAGATTATTCTGCTGTCCCAGGGTCGCCTGATGAATCTGGGTAATGCCACGGGACACCCCAGCTTTGTCATGAGTAACAGCTTCACAAACCAGACACTGGCACAAATGGCATTATGGCAGCGTCCCGATGATTTCACCGTGGGCGTGCACGTACTGCCAAAAGATCTCGACGAAAAGGTAGCCCGCCTGCATCTGAAGAAGATCGGTGTGGAGCTTGACGAGCTTAATGACGAGCAATGTGAGTATATCGGCGTAGCGCCCGAAGGACCCTACAAATCCGATGCGTACCGGTACTGA
- the truA gene encoding tRNA pseudouridine(38-40) synthase TruA, with protein MPRYLIELAYDGTQYRGWQKQPDTRTVQGEVEQALQTVIQEDIRLYGSGRTDAGVHALHQCAHFDTFIPVEEDWLVNRLGRILDDDLYIHAIREVPEHFHARFDAGWREYRYQLLLRPDPFKRLYAWYPGDGMAWEAMGECLHMLQGEMDFAGFSRKTPDLPHTRCTVFKAEMTSGSDSVVVIRLQANRFLRSMVRSLVGGLVTVGIGKKNIDWFRIHLKEGREIDNIALAPARGLFLQKVFYPDSVLDLT; from the coding sequence ATGCCAAGATATCTCATTGAGCTTGCTTATGACGGCACACAGTACAGGGGATGGCAGAAGCAGCCGGATACCCGAACGGTACAGGGTGAAGTAGAGCAGGCACTGCAGACAGTTATTCAGGAAGACATTCGCCTGTACGGGTCCGGCCGGACGGATGCGGGTGTACACGCCCTGCATCAGTGCGCACATTTTGATACGTTCATACCGGTAGAAGAAGACTGGCTGGTCAATCGTCTGGGCCGGATACTGGATGATGATCTTTATATTCATGCCATTCGCGAGGTGCCGGAGCATTTCCACGCCCGTTTTGATGCCGGATGGAGGGAGTACAGGTATCAGCTGCTGCTTCGGCCTGATCCGTTCAAGAGGCTGTATGCCTGGTATCCCGGTGACGGAATGGCGTGGGAAGCGATGGGTGAGTGTCTGCACATGCTTCAGGGTGAAATGGACTTTGCCGGCTTTTCCAGGAAGACACCGGACCTGCCCCACACCAGGTGTACCGTTTTCAAGGCGGAAATGACTTCAGGATCCGATTCCGTGGTTGTCATCCGGCTTCAGGCCAACCGCTTTTTACGCTCAATGGTAAGATCACTTGTCGGAGGACTGGTCACCGTCGGTATCGGGAAAAAAAATATCGATTGGTTCAGAATTCACTTGAAAGAGGGCCGGGAAATTGATAACATTGCCCTTGCTCCGGCAAGAGGACTTTTTCTTCAGAAAGTTTTTTATCCGGACAGCGTTTTGGACTTGACTTGA